The sequence below is a genomic window from Sorangiineae bacterium MSr12523.
GGCGAACATTGCGAACCAGGTGGACCACCCCGGCGCCGTCCCGGTTCTCGATTGCAGTGTGGACGACGATGGTTGCGCCTTTCTCATCATGCCGTTGCTTCAGGGCGAGACTGTGCGCGCCCGATGGGAGCGTGCGAACCTTTGTCTGCCGGTCGCCGATGCCGGCGTGATCGTCTCCGATGCGCTCGACGTGCTGGCCAGCGCGCATGCACGGGGCATCGTCCACCGCGACATCAAACCGGAAAACCTGTTCATCTCCACCTCGGGCAACCTTCGCGTGCTCGACTTTGGAATCGCGCGCCGTTGCGATCGCGATGGCAGCGTCACCATGACCGGATACATGATTGGCACCCCCGCCTTCATGTCGCCCGAGCAGGCGCTGGGGGCACCGAATGGCGTCGGGCCAGCCAGTGACTGCTGGTCCGCAGGGGCCACGCTCTTTTCGCTCTTGTCGGGTCAGTTCGTCCACGATGCCGCGACCGCCGGAGCCCAATTGGCATCGGCCACCCGGCCGCCGCGGTCCCTCGCCGATGCCGCGCCGCATTTGCCGCTATCCATCGTGCGCTTCGTCGACAAGGCGCTTGCCCTCGATCCAAAGGACCGATGGCCGTCGGCGCGCGACATGCGGGAAGCCTTGCACGAGGCCTTCGAGGGCGCGCTCAACGAGCCCATGGAGGTCACGGCACCCCGCGTGCGCGGGAAGTTCGTCGCCGAGCTCGCGCAGAAGACCGAGGCCACGCGCGTGAAGCTGCCGTCGCGCCAGAGCACGCGATCGCGCGGGCCCGCGTCGCAGCCTCTCTGGATGAAGTACTTGCAGCCTGACGTCGAGGTGAGTGCGTTTTTGCCCAAGTTTTTCGACACCATGAATGCCACGGTGAGGCGAATCCTCACCGAGCATGGGCTGGGGTATTACGTCGAGACGGGCTGGTTCATTCCGGACGCGCGGCCGTGGTGGCCCATGGAGGCGTACGTCCTCGCGTTGAATGCGATTGCCGAAACGCTCAGCCCCATCAAGGCCCTAGACGCCGGAAAGCGCGCTGCCAAATACGTCGAACTTCCGCCCGAGCCGATGATGCAGAACATCCACGCCATGTTCGAGTCGATGGATATGGCCTATCATCTGAATCATCGCAAAAACGGCGTTCCCATGGTCGATATCGAATCCGGTCGCATGGAGGACGGCATTGGCCACTATCGCTACCGCGGTAAGCTCGATACCGAACAATCCGTGGTCATGGTGTGCGAAGAGCCGTATCCCTGCGCGATGGATCACGGCATGATTCTCGGCTTCGCGCGGCGGTTCGAGCCCTATGCCGTCGTCGAGCACGGGCCCGGTGGCTGCCGCAAAGATGGCGCGGAGAGCTGCACGTACCACATCACGTGGTGGTGATTCTCTCGTTGGTCACGTGAGCACGTGCACCAAAATGCCAATCAGGACGCACAAGAGTAAGCTCCCCGCGAACAGAATGGCGCAGCCCACGCCGGTGAGGCCCATCAGGCGCGAGCCGGAGCTCACGCTCGAACCGTGGGCAATGTCCCTTCGCAACGATTGCTCGCCCTGAATGACGGGGAGCACCGCCCGGAACGATTGACCGTCGCGCGTACCGTCGATGCGCACGGCAAGTTGGACGCGGCGCGGGGTGGGGTCCTCCGAAGGCCCCGGGCGTTCGACCCAGGTGACGGCTTTGCAGCGCGGGCAGTGCACGCTCGGATCGTTGGGCGGTGTGGGCGTGCCGCACGCGGCGCATCCCGCGGCGATGCCCGCGCGATCTTCGAGCACGCTGATTCGGTATTCGGCTTGAAGCGCGGAGCCGGCCGACACCAGCATGAAGGGCTCGGGCCACTGATCGATGATCAACGCGCCGGCCGTTCCTTCCACGGGCGTCTGGCAGTGAGGGCAGGGGAGGCTCATGGCCTGGCGCGACGACACGACGAGCGCGGAGCAGCAGTGCGAGCATGCGCCCAACGCCACGCCGACGGCCCCGCGTGCCATCGCCACGCGGGCGCTGGCAAACCAACGGAACAGTCGGTTTGCGTCGAACGCGACGTCGAAATGGGCAGGCTGTCCGTCGGCGCCAAATGGGACCGAGTTGGTGAGGCCGCACGTAGGGCAGGCGACGGAAATAGGGAAATGGGGCGGATCGCCGAGAGGCTTTTCGCAAGCCTGGCATCGGGCTCGAACGAGCGGCATGGGAGGCGTCAGCCTATCTCAGATAAGGTCAAAAGTTACAGTAGAGCCC
It includes:
- a CDS encoding serine/threonine protein kinase, translating into MAPSSSGSSASKRALARIGSIVHECRIERLIGIGGMAAVYAGTREDGERVAIKFLLERFQDDPNMVRLFSQEANIANQVDHPGAVPVLDCSVDDDGCAFLIMPLLQGETVRARWERANLCLPVADAGVIVSDALDVLASAHARGIVHRDIKPENLFISTSGNLRVLDFGIARRCDRDGSVTMTGYMIGTPAFMSPEQALGAPNGVGPASDCWSAGATLFSLLSGQFVHDAATAGAQLASATRPPRSLADAAPHLPLSIVRFVDKALALDPKDRWPSARDMREALHEAFEGALNEPMEVTAPRVRGKFVAELAQKTEATRVKLPSRQSTRSRGPASQPLWMKYLQPDVEVSAFLPKFFDTMNATVRRILTEHGLGYYVETGWFIPDARPWWPMEAYVLALNAIAETLSPIKALDAGKRAAKYVELPPEPMMQNIHAMFESMDMAYHLNHRKNGVPMVDIESGRMEDGIGHYRYRGKLDTEQSVVMVCEEPYPCAMDHGMILGFARRFEPYAVVEHGPGGCRKDGAESCTYHITWW